The following nucleotide sequence is from Salvia miltiorrhiza cultivar Shanhuang (shh) chromosome 7, IMPLAD_Smil_shh, whole genome shotgun sequence.
AACAATAACGATTCTAATACTCTTTTAACTTAGCCCTATCATATTATTCTTATGCGGAAAAGCTTCACAATAACCACCAGTATAACATCTCACTCAAAATATTTAACCATAACTCAAAAACATATCATTGATAATTGTGAATGAAAATATACTTTCACTTAAACTTTGGCCCGCACCCTGATTTGAACTCATATCCTGATCcaacccatataaataatattattctgaatacgggtcaacccggttgtacggtatacccaggtgtacccaagattttgtgaaatatataaatttttgcaGAAATATATAGTTCTTGGATAGTCTCTTCCAGCACAACAATGGGTGTCTCTCTTTTATCTCCCACTTGTTTTTCAGTTATGCTgccaatgaaaatgaaaaaccaCTGTGAATAGAATTAATaagaaatcaaaagaaaaagtaGGAAAGGAATCAATTTAAACCAAATCTACAATTCCTATGTACCTTAGTCGTCTTCCTCCTCGGAGTTGGAACTAGCAAGCTCGGAGTTAGGACTAGCAAGCTCGGAGTGAGGACTAGCAAGCTCAATACGAACTTGAAGGGCTCCTTCCCCATAATAGTCCTCGTGTTCCTCTGATATTCTTTTAGCAGATTCCACAACCGCATCGCTACAACGGTTCACATCAATTTCTCTAAGTGTGGATATTTCTGCGAAATCTAAAGGGATCTCCACCAACTTACATACTTCAACAAGATGAAGGGACTCAAGGCATGGAAAGTGGGAGCTTTGAGTATTCCATATTTCTATACCATCACACCACTTAACACTCAAGAATATGAGACCGCAGAATTGGCCTTCAGTTGTTTCCCACTTCCCTTGGTTGAATCTCCCATTGTTGAGTATGAGCTTCCGAAGATGGGGCAACACACCTACCTTATCCAATATGTCTTGCCAACAATAACTCGATCCTTCGCTACGAAGAACCAAACTCTTGAGCGATTGGGGAAAGTTGATTGCACCCATTGCTAAAAAAGAGCAATTCAAGGACTTAAGTTTCGTTAGAGCATCAAGATTGCTGAGACAATACATGTCATCGTCACGCTCTCCCCCGTTAGAAAAaaccaatttttttatattgggAATTTTTTTCACCACTTCTTTGCTGCACTTGAAATCTAACACTTTCCCCAACCTTTGCAGATTTCCCAAAACAATGTCATCTCGGTCGTTAGGAGGATCTGCGAGACGAAGAGTGAAGAACTCAACATGCCTGATGTGAGGCATGCACCAAAAATCAGTTGGCGCAGTAACCACATTGTAGTTATCACTACAACAAAATCAGCCTATGGGGATGTTTATATGAGGACTCTTTTATGACAAGAGTCCTATTATGTATTTAATGGGACTCTTGTTTTAAAATCGTCTTATCTAATTTATTGGGGCATCTATCAATACAAATTCGTTGGATCAATGCTATACAAAGActacaatattttattttaagcaaaaaataaataaaattcaaaaaaccaaaaaaaaaaaaaaaacaaaaaaatctctgtaacattttttttaagcgAAAATCTCTACAGCTTATGTAGGTGGccacggttcggttcccggttcgaaCCGTTAGAACcgtccgtttttttttttttaaatgtaatttgtattattttatgtattgttgtgtaaaatttaatgaaatttgctttaataaaataaataacacaagaaGGTATAAAGTCCATATACATTATctaaattgaacttataattcaAAGTTACACCTTACAActcttataaataaaatttacaaattacaacatttgaatgctaaaataaaaaaggCAATTTAGTTAACTTTTTAcaattaaaattacaagttttcatgagtaaaaataacaattatcgtgaaaaaaatactaataattttgaaatattacatttcttcatatgaataattaatttttattaagtcaataattactctttttctattttttttttcattttaaaaaaatattacctttattcatatcaatgattattttttcttacgactataattacttgaccaaaacattaaaattacaagttttcgtgactaaaaataacaattttcgtgaaaaaagtaataattttgaaatgttaCATTTCTTCATGTGAATAATTACTTATTACTAtaagacaataattacttttaataagcataaagaCCACGGTTCCACGGTTCTACGGTTCCACGGTTCTAACCATGGAACCTTCGGTTCACGGTTCCAAGGCGGTTCTGGCACGGTTCCATCCCGGTTCTCGGTTCCacggttcggttccggttcggaaccGAAAACCGGCGGTTTGAGAAATCCGAACCGTAACCAAACCGGCCGAGCACGgtttcggtttcggttcggaaCAGTGTATCACGGTTCCGGTTCCAGAACCGTCCCGGACGGTCCGGTTTTCcggttcggttcccggttccggTTTTTTTGGCCACCTCTACCTCCCCCCTTTTCAAGAACAGATAAACCCCCAAATCCCTATTTCATTCTTATCCCCATTTTCTCTCTCACAAATTTCAACGATGGACAAGATTTGCAGCGACGTTCGCCACCACCGTGACAAATCTCGTTGACCACAACGTTCGCCGTTCACCGACGCGAGGCAGAGCTCCACCTTATTTTCTCTCACTCTGGCTCTCTCACTACTCCCCATCACCTTCTCCGCTGTGTCTCGGCAACAAATgctatattgaaaattttggccGATTAACTGCTAATTCGCAGTTCGATTGCTGCTTCACAAGTGTTAGATTGTTGAAAATAGGATTTATGAAACCGAATGGGGAATTTCAATGGTGATTGTCGAACTTTTTTTAATGGCGGTCAATTCCTGTGAGGAGGTGAGATTTCAATTTCTTTTAGCACCCGCAATTGTGTTCTACTTCAGATTAAGCTGCATTTTCGTCCTTCTCTTTTCCAAGTTTATTAGCATTAATTTATGCATTTCGATGTTCTGTTCCGATTCAGTTTTCCTGATTTCCGCGTTTGTTTCATATACTAATATCTTCTGGGCTTTTGGTATTCATGTGTTTGGTTTATGTTGTATGAAACTTGCATATCCGTTGAGTTTGTATTATTGCTATGATGTTGAAGGTGAAACCCTAACTCTTAGGAACTGCATTGCTGAGGTAATCTCTTCAGCTTTGGCCTGGTCGAGTAATTTTGAGCTCTCCTTGCATCTGCTAAAGttatctttttgttttttgaatcTATCTGCAACAGTTATCTGCTTACACCATTTGTGGTAGTTCCAACTCATGAAATTTGAGATGATAACGAATATGACGATCGATTTGCATTTCCATTTTGCTACAGGTATAGATGACTGGCAAGAGTTGGAATGTCCTTATTATGGAGTGGTTGCAATAATACACATCACTTTTAAatatgttattattgttatggaAATATATGACTAGTCTTTATTAGCAGCGCAACCTTTTTGGTTATGGAAGATTATGTGCACTTAATATATCTATGCATAAATCTGATAAAATTTCTAATCTCATGTTGCTTCATTTATAATATTGCGTATCTATGCCAGTGACATTGAATCGGAATGGATAGCGGAGGATGAGCTTGGTGTATACATCACCATCAGACAGCTTCTTGATGGCACTAGAGAGCTTCGGCATGTCAAATTCAGGTCTCCATTTCTCATACAAAGCTCACCATAGATAGATAGCCTTTTCACTTGGTTAATAGCTATGTTGATGTGTTTCAGCCGTGAAAAATTTGGAGAGGTGCATGCCAAGCATTGGTGGGAAACTAACAGGGACAAGATACAAACTCAGTGTCTTTGCTATATTATGGATCATATTAAATCATAGCTCCTAACCATGATTATCTGTAgtttattatttatatgtttaaaGATGGTTTACTTTGGTGAATACACAATGAGTAATGTAGTCAGACCTACTTCATGCCTTAGAGAATGATTTTAGAGAATGTATATCAGTATATGTATCATGActgatattattttaatttttgtgcaGCACACTCGGTCAGGGGGCAGTAAGCATCTCAGGGAAGTCTTGTTTTCTATAGCAGTAGCCATTTTGGGACTCCTCTTATTTGCTCTGCTCATTGGTAATATGCAAGTATATATCTAAGCTCCTCTTATTTTACTCTTATATTCTCATGCTGGAGCCGGAAGATGCAACAATATATCTGATTTGATTATTTAACACTTTCTTGATCTTCATGTTTGTCACAGGGTCCCTCTTGTTGATAAGTTTTGGGTTCTTCTTGGTTTCTTTGGGTACTCAGGTACGAGCTTCCTGCAATATTGTACAATACCAGTTGACTCAGCCTCTTGTAGGAATTCAGTTATTTTCTCTCTTGAAGTAGTAGAAACGATAACTCCAAAGATATTGTCTATCGAGTTTCCTGTACTTGTCAATTTCCTCTTGatcttaattatagtttcattTTGCTGTGTGCAGCGGTGCTATATATGCATTTTGTAACATCCATCATTCAAGAAATAACAGTAGCTCTGGGAATTTACTGCTTCAGGTAACGAATATTGTGGAATGACTAATAGCTTTCTTCATCATTCGAATCTGCCTAGTTACACTGCTTTCATTCTGCTATGTAAAATGACCGCTGAAACCAGCAATGCTTTGGTTTGGATAGGGAAATTCGCTGCATATTTCAGCCTCTCAAATCTATCTTATATAATCTGGAGTCTGAATGTTATGATTCTTTAACATAATCAATGCTCTGTTTTATCGAAATGCAGGATAACTAGAAAAGAAGCTTAAGCTGTTACTACTGCACGATTTTCGCTGTGCCTGCTTGTATCTTGAGGTATCAACAAATCAATTTGGGACTCTCTCTTATTTGCTTCCAATTTGAAGGTAACAAGCATTGATAAGACTTGGATTAAATTCCCTAGGAATAGCAAAATGTATTTGGATGGACTGAAAATGTTCCTTGATTTTGTAAAAGCATCATCAATCCGACTTCGAATGTATGTCATCTGCTTATTGAATAACATATTGTCATAAACATGTCTTAActacaaattttcttttttttttttttttttttgtaaaagcaTCATCAATCTACTAATCAATCGACTAAccaatttcactaatttgtgTAAATGTGTTTTATCAAAACTTAAATGCAGAGAATAAGACAGCCATATGCATATCGTTGATATCAATGTCTTTTTATATTAATCTCTAAACCTAAATTTCAATGACAAAAATCTTGTCTTATGAAACATAGTATATGCATACGAAAACCTAATTTTGTAAGACAGCCATCAGCGTATCAAACAAGAGAAGAGAAAATCAGAGGGAGAGTGCTTACCGATTCTCTACTAAGAATGTCGGAATGGGGATCCGAAACGTTGCCATCGTTGCAGCAGCGCCGCCGAGGCATTTCAGTTTTTCTATTTTCTGGGAATTGTGTAAAACGCGGCGACGGCGAAGTAAATGAATGAATTACAGGCGGTGGGCCCAAATAAATGTAGCAGTTTCCCGGCCAAACCAAAATACATCTCAATTCGGTCCGAAATCCATGGGCTGACCCAATTGCCTCGTCAATTTTAATGTCTTAGGATGGAAATTTTTCAATCCAATAAAAATTACAAGTAGAATAGCCCGACACCCATTAGAGTCGGCCCAAAATGAACCCGGAATTTTATGTGGCTGACTAGAAAATAATGTGTTAGTTGGTTTCTATGAAATTTttctcgttatttgattttcaacttcattactttacttatgaaaattagtataataagattattttttttcaaaagtttgtgAAATATATTTCGATTCAATGTtagaaatttaatattaaaaagttatactccctccatctcacttcaaatgtcttatttttttttttgggttgttccatttcaaatgtcttgtttccttttatggaaaaagTTATTCTCAAAAAGTAGGAATTTTGGGGCCCACATCACCTTTTTAACTCTACACCACACtatttaataatctaattaacatgTTCCTAAAtaaccgtgccgaaaagaaacaaaacatttcaagtgggacggaggaagtactttttaatccaatacttaacataaaatattcagatataaaaattaaaagtgatacttatttaattaaaaaaaattgcatttttatATCTCTAAGACTGGCATATTAAGTTatgtaagtcgatgttgaaatattacatatttattttgTCCAAATATTATATCATCAAGAGAAATATATTACtacctccgtcccaataataatATCCCATTTATAATGTCGCATCCCAAAAAAGATTTAATTTGATACTATATGCTTAACATCTTTGTCATTGTTTCTTCTCTTTTAATCTTTG
It contains:
- the LOC130994930 gene encoding putative disease resistance protein At1g59780, with the protein product MPHIRHVEFFTLRLADPPNDRDDIVLGNLQRLGKVLDFKCSKEVVKKIPNIKKLVFSNGGERDDDMYCLSNLDALTKLKSLNCSFLAMGAINFPQSLKSLVLRSEGSSYCWQDILDKVGVLPHLRKLILNNGRFNQGKWETTEGQFCGLIFLSVKWCDGIEIWNTQSSHFPCLESLHLVEVCKLVEIPLDFAEISTLREIDVNRCSDAVVESAKRISEEHEDYYGEGALQVRIELASPHSELASPNSELASSNSEEEDD